In one Candidatus Methylomirabilota bacterium genomic region, the following are encoded:
- a CDS encoding LLM class flavin-dependent oxidoreductase: MKICFFHLMPYRFLPEDFEERYRSVWVDVPHSLFDPEKTSGLYHEYLDELEYADRAGFDGVCVNEHHNNAYGLMPSPNLMAAALARRTSRAALVVLGNSLAAYNPPLRVAEEFAMLDVLSRGRLVAGFPVGTSMDMNFAYGINPATLRERYYEAHDLVMQAWTRPEVFTFNGKYTQLRYVNIWPQPLQKPHPPVWIPGGGSVETWEWTARLDYVYCNLSYYGYKRGKATLDGFWETVARLGADDNPYRAGFLQLVCVADTDAEAERLYSTHVDYFYRKCLNVWEGFAEAPGYRTMKTLEAGIRPQVGSLARKIRQSLDWGKYLESGYVIAGSPATVRQQLAECVRTLRVGHLMVLLQIGSMPRELALHNTALFAREIMPSVRELWPGHKDRWWPSGCLPQR, from the coding sequence ATGAAAATCTGTTTCTTCCATCTCATGCCGTACCGGTTCCTGCCCGAGGATTTCGAGGAGCGCTACCGCTCCGTCTGGGTGGACGTGCCCCACAGCCTCTTCGATCCCGAAAAGACCAGCGGGCTCTATCACGAGTACCTGGACGAGCTGGAGTACGCCGACCGGGCGGGCTTCGACGGCGTCTGCGTCAACGAGCACCACAACAACGCCTACGGGCTCATGCCCTCGCCGAACCTCATGGCCGCCGCCCTGGCCCGGCGGACCTCACGGGCCGCCCTCGTCGTGCTCGGCAACAGCCTGGCCGCCTACAACCCGCCCCTCCGCGTCGCCGAGGAGTTCGCCATGCTGGACGTGCTGAGCCGGGGGCGGCTGGTCGCCGGCTTTCCCGTCGGCACCTCGATGGACATGAACTTCGCCTACGGGATCAACCCGGCCACGTTGCGCGAGCGCTACTACGAGGCCCACGACCTCGTCATGCAGGCCTGGACCCGCCCCGAGGTGTTCACCTTCAACGGCAAGTACACGCAGCTGCGCTACGTGAACATCTGGCCCCAGCCGCTGCAGAAGCCGCACCCGCCGGTGTGGATCCCCGGCGGCGGCAGCGTGGAGACGTGGGAGTGGACGGCGCGGCTCGACTACGTCTACTGCAATCTCTCCTACTACGGCTACAAGCGCGGCAAGGCCACCCTCGACGGCTTCTGGGAAACGGTGGCCCGGCTGGGGGCCGACGACAACCCCTACCGGGCCGGCTTCCTGCAGCTGGTCTGCGTGGCCGACACCGATGCCGAGGCCGAGCGGCTCTATTCCACGCACGTGGACTACTTCTACCGGAAGTGCCTGAACGTCTGGGAGGGCTTCGCCGAGGCGCCCGGCTACCGCACGATGAAGACGCTGGAGGCGGGCATCCGACCCCAGGTGGGCTCGCTGGCCCGGAAGATCCGCCAGTCGCTCGACTGGGGCAAGTATCTGGAATCCGGCTACGTCATCGCCGGTAGCCCGGCCACGGTGCGCCAGCAGCTTGCCGAATGCGTCCGCACGCTGCGCGTAGGGCATCTCATGGTCCTGCTCCAGATCGGCAGCATGCCCAGGGAGCTCGCCCTGCACAACACGGCCCTGTTCGCCCGGGAGATCATGCCGTCGGTTCGGGAGCTCTGGCCAGGGCACAAGGACCGCTGGTGGCCTTCGGGATGCCTGCCGCAGCGATGA